The proteins below come from a single Roseiflexus sp. RS-1 genomic window:
- a CDS encoding fatty acid desaturase family protein has protein sequence MSSVSNAEYIALKKIIKERGLLDKQPWFFIGVIALKVGMLIASIAILFLVDNLWIQALNAIFMGFVLAQIGFTSHSACHRQIFHKVGWNDAVGIFLGNLLLGLSAEWWTGKHNAHHAHPNHDGMDPDLDVPVVAFTPEQAESRHGIWRWMTKNQAFLFFPLLTLQGYALREVSYRFVLSPESRRRGIEIVMMALNLVWYLTLPIIALGPWAGIGFILISQAFFGVYLGSVFAPNHKGMLIVDDNTQIDFLRLQVLTARNVSGHPITDFWYGGLNYQIEHHLFPSLPMHRLREASVIVKEFCAKHGISYHETSMIQSYREILGYLHEISAPLRASKAVSASSSTPGA, from the coding sequence GTGTCTTCAGTCAGCAACGCAGAGTACATCGCACTCAAGAAAATCATCAAGGAACGCGGTCTGCTCGACAAACAACCCTGGTTTTTCATCGGCGTCATCGCGCTCAAGGTCGGTATGCTGATCGCCAGCATCGCCATCCTGTTTCTGGTCGACAACCTCTGGATTCAGGCGTTGAACGCCATTTTCATGGGATTCGTTCTGGCGCAGATTGGTTTCACATCGCACAGCGCCTGCCACCGGCAGATTTTCCACAAGGTGGGCTGGAACGATGCCGTCGGCATCTTTCTGGGCAACTTGCTGCTGGGGTTGAGCGCTGAGTGGTGGACGGGCAAGCACAATGCGCACCATGCGCATCCGAATCACGACGGCATGGATCCCGATCTCGACGTGCCGGTGGTGGCATTCACCCCGGAACAGGCGGAATCGCGGCACGGCATCTGGCGCTGGATGACGAAGAATCAGGCGTTTCTGTTCTTTCCGCTGCTCACATTGCAGGGATATGCTCTGCGTGAGGTCAGTTACCGCTTTGTGCTGAGTCCTGAGTCGCGGCGGCGCGGGATCGAGATCGTGATGATGGCGCTTAACCTGGTCTGGTATCTCACGTTGCCTATCATCGCGCTGGGACCGTGGGCGGGGATCGGGTTCATTCTGATCAGCCAGGCATTCTTTGGCGTCTATCTGGGATCGGTCTTCGCGCCCAATCACAAGGGAATGCTGATCGTCGATGACAACACGCAGATCGACTTTTTGCGCTTACAGGTGCTGACGGCGCGTAATGTCAGCGGTCATCCGATCACCGACTTCTGGTATGGCGGTCTGAACTATCAGATTGAGCATCATCTGTTCCCGTCGCTGCCGATGCATCGCCTGCGCGAGGCGAGCGTGATCGTCAAAGAGTTCTGCGCAAAGCACGGCATTTCCTACCACGAAACGTCCATGATCCAGTCGTACCGTGAGATTCTCGGCTACCTCCACGAAATCAGCGCGCCGCTGCGCGCGTCGAAGGCTGTTTCGGCGTCATCGTCAACACCGGGTGCGTAA
- a CDS encoding AAA family ATPase yields the protein MFTSPGVSLILVLAVAEAQLTESSHLEPEHIFLALLKSEDISTETVPGMPQVSLAAATGEIQRIAAFWQQEGISAKRLRRRLRAIVREMSKSRGEFSGHRSQRGRELFNKAETLAWQNQRDNVTPFDLLVCSLEIESKAIDMLFQEMNLERQKLLERARELLAWTPETQRKEISQEHRLAKYGRDLTALARAGRLGPVIGRAEEIKQIARILVQRSKNNPLLLGDPGVGKTAIAEGLASYAASENAVTPLRDFYFVEISVAALLSGAMYRGQFEERVQEVIETARQDKNLVLFLDEIHTLMGSGAGGSSTLDAANMLKPALARGDIRCIGATTIDEYRKHIEPDGALARRFQIVWIDEPSPTETLHILRGLRSKMQEHHQIEIPDEALQKAVSLSGRYITDGYQPDKAITVLDEACARRRLLTIHVQSSPTQTSHLEVEDIGQVVARRTQIPLEVILQSDEERLLHLEEELGKRVLGQDEAVRTVAEAVRISRVGLRAPGKPIVLMFAGPTGTGKTELAKALSETLFFDPNRLITLDMSEYQESHSVAKLIGSPPGYIGFGEEPYLVRELRLHPYSVVLLDEIEKAHPSVLTVFLQVFDEGRLTDARGRRINCGEAIFILTSNLGASIEVKRPIGFQGMEAEQHIAALVEANVKQIIAARLSPELVNRLQAVVVFRSLDEKTLDAILDLYVQGLNRQLAERQISIAMDASAKAFLIEQGYSAEFGARHLKRAFERLIAEPLSREILSGKLKAGQQIIFFMEAGQLQCSTRSTTGITGIPTQLYRPS from the coding sequence ATGTTCACTTCTCCGGGCGTATCTCTCATACTTGTATTGGCCGTCGCCGAAGCCCAGTTGACGGAATCATCCCATCTGGAACCTGAGCACATTTTCCTGGCTCTGTTGAAATCAGAAGATATTTCAACTGAAACAGTTCCAGGAATGCCGCAAGTCTCGCTGGCAGCAGCAACAGGAGAAATTCAAAGGATAGCCGCCTTCTGGCAACAGGAAGGGATTTCAGCAAAGCGATTACGCAGGCGATTGAGAGCCATCGTTCGAGAAATGTCAAAAAGTAGGGGGGAATTCAGCGGGCATCGTAGTCAGCGGGGAAGAGAATTATTCAACAAAGCAGAGACCCTGGCCTGGCAAAACCAGAGAGACAACGTAACGCCGTTTGACCTCCTGGTCTGCTCTCTTGAAATAGAGAGCAAGGCTATTGACATGCTTTTCCAGGAGATGAACCTGGAGCGGCAGAAATTGCTCGAGCGCGCCAGAGAACTGCTGGCGTGGACACCCGAAACGCAAAGGAAAGAAATTAGCCAGGAGCACCGTCTGGCAAAATATGGCCGTGACCTGACGGCGCTGGCACGTGCCGGGCGATTGGGACCAGTCATCGGGCGTGCCGAGGAAATCAAACAAATTGCTCGTATTCTTGTCCAACGGAGTAAGAATAACCCCCTGCTGCTTGGTGATCCGGGAGTCGGTAAAACGGCTATCGCAGAAGGGCTGGCATCGTATGCCGCAAGCGAAAACGCTGTGACGCCTCTCCGCGATTTTTATTTCGTGGAAATCTCCGTTGCTGCGTTGCTCTCTGGCGCGATGTATCGCGGTCAATTTGAAGAGCGCGTTCAGGAAGTGATTGAGACGGCTCGGCAGGATAAAAATCTGGTCTTGTTTCTGGATGAAATCCATACTTTGATGGGCAGTGGGGCGGGTGGCTCGAGTACGCTTGATGCTGCCAATATGCTCAAGCCTGCCCTCGCGCGCGGTGACATTCGTTGCATTGGCGCTACCACCATTGATGAATATCGCAAGCACATTGAACCCGATGGCGCCCTGGCGCGACGATTCCAGATCGTCTGGATTGATGAACCCAGCCCGACAGAAACTTTGCACATTCTCCGTGGTCTGCGCTCCAAAATGCAAGAGCATCACCAGATCGAAATCCCCGATGAGGCGTTGCAAAAAGCGGTCTCGCTTTCAGGTCGCTACATTACCGACGGCTACCAACCCGACAAAGCCATCACCGTTTTGGATGAAGCCTGTGCCCGGCGACGGTTGTTGACGATCCATGTCCAATCATCACCAACGCAAACCTCCCACCTGGAAGTCGAAGATATAGGTCAGGTGGTGGCGCGGCGCACCCAGATTCCGCTGGAGGTCATTCTGCAAAGCGACGAAGAGCGCCTGCTACATCTCGAAGAGGAACTGGGCAAGCGTGTCCTCGGTCAAGATGAAGCGGTGCGAACAGTGGCAGAGGCAGTGCGCATCTCCCGCGTGGGCTTGCGCGCCCCTGGCAAGCCCATTGTGTTGATGTTTGCAGGTCCCACAGGCACGGGCAAAACGGAACTCGCCAAAGCATTGAGTGAAACCCTGTTCTTTGATCCCAACCGTCTGATCACGCTCGATATGAGCGAATATCAGGAAAGCCATTCGGTCGCCAAACTCATCGGTTCGCCTCCTGGTTACATCGGCTTTGGCGAGGAGCCATATCTCGTCCGCGAATTGCGTCTGCATCCCTATTCGGTAGTCCTGCTGGACGAAATCGAAAAGGCGCATCCGAGCGTGTTGACAGTTTTCCTGCAAGTTTTTGACGAAGGCCGTTTGACCGACGCGCGCGGTCGCCGCATCAATTGCGGCGAAGCCATCTTCATCCTGACTTCCAACCTGGGTGCGAGCATTGAAGTAAAACGCCCGATTGGGTTTCAGGGTATGGAAGCAGAGCAACATATCGCGGCGCTAGTTGAAGCAAATGTTAAACAGATTATCGCCGCCCGTCTCTCCCCGGAACTGGTCAATCGCCTTCAGGCTGTAGTTGTGTTCAGATCACTCGACGAGAAGACACTTGACGCCATCCTTGACCTCTACGTGCAGGGCTTGAACCGCCAGCTGGCAGAACGTCAAATCAGCATTGCAATGGATGCCAGCGCCAAAGCATTTCTAATCGAACAGGGCTATAGCGCGGAATTTGGAGCGCGGCATCTGAAACGGGCTTTCGAACGGCTCATTGCCGAGCCACTCTCGCGGGAAATACTTTCTGGCAAGCTAAAAGCCGGTCAACAGATTATCTTCTTTATGGAAGCCGGTCAATTGCAGTGCTCCACCCGCTCTACCACCGGGATTACCGGGATTCCCACCCAACTTTACCGCCCTTCGTGA
- a CDS encoding WD40 repeat domain-containing protein, protein MNKTAENVAKMFGWIFIGLLFLLLWQIGQASQSAWIGVIVGVGIILAYSGTAFYTAKETLGGYLTLSLLSFIALSVAVWLSGLAGGWWWTGVWLMVALAHFVVAIDAWQEDDDHMRVALILGILHTLLAFLAPTVVLPSLQASPSDLTGSIWPGFLVGGLMTLILAWHQGRHKTEGGPFIFWALISLGLLTGATWFSKLQGGWLWSVPWLLAGLVLLHAAQELRDYSFGRMAGNWGLLMVALCLIVAFAGPALLPDYLKGASSTLTQASPTEAPAPTATVTTRAQSTPVLTPVPQPAPAFADWDRFTKNGETALQNFFLAAFRSIWGIFHLLMLFVLGYLWFGTWRKGALPSITLVLAVWLLGAYQSPYAQLLIHLFSSSPAGWMHDMLMASIEHWGTMGWGVLLTGAATVLLLLPAFRITSKVNYVLALNAASVSRLRDSSVMRQFTRDLNRLGVHPVDNMIAFVMISVVSIGLFIALWMGLRQVGERGNLPLGFIFLPDLTVPHWAPVWDWAYFLLAFLMLLATNILMQVQKKLEPVPQEYGYLSNVVVLPATAIAAALFPAGVLLFSLSAVLTHTLFLPLRVQGISRRDYEQELERRQLEKEPGQLKEERDRLKEERRRLEEERDRLKEELRQLKEKPGQRGIPLQPKDDMSKAQEAKIVWTSQLPLISMLPLEDSKWFLSESGVLFVQAQALEQVKVPIQNANALFALKESTAEREGEVLVIGDGQKVLRLGRGSRKILQTFTLSQKGDAFTLNPYKTMVAWLNVSEGIVGGMFLEAGHEVTFASGLAVTPALAFSADGRHLAAGAPDGRIHLINVATRQVETSLQLPESSVSFGKSVRYLAGRKGGGWLAVYENRRTVLWDSNYQVEQELPARKWRLDTIAFHAASGRLAFGMNEGHLQVFDASLKQIFACQMEEKQLSWMDFSSDGKTLFVIGNKTIVRKVELP, encoded by the coding sequence ATGAATAAGACAGCAGAAAATGTGGCGAAAATGTTTGGATGGATCTTTATAGGTCTTTTGTTTTTGCTGCTCTGGCAGATTGGTCAAGCAAGTCAGAGCGCCTGGATTGGAGTGATTGTCGGGGTCGGAATAATACTTGCTTACAGCGGAACAGCCTTTTACACCGCAAAAGAAACTCTGGGTGGTTACCTGACCTTATCGCTTTTGAGTTTTATCGCACTGAGTGTTGCCGTCTGGTTATCAGGACTGGCAGGGGGTTGGTGGTGGACTGGCGTGTGGCTCATGGTCGCCCTGGCTCATTTCGTTGTAGCCATTGACGCCTGGCAGGAAGACGATGACCATATGCGGGTAGCGCTGATCCTGGGCATCCTGCATACGCTGCTTGCCTTTCTTGCACCGACCGTTGTTCTGCCATCGCTGCAAGCAAGTCCATCAGACCTGACAGGTTCTATTTGGCCGGGATTCCTTGTCGGTGGATTGATGACTCTCATCCTTGCCTGGCATCAAGGACGCCATAAAACGGAAGGCGGTCCCTTTATCTTTTGGGCATTGATTAGTCTTGGCTTGCTGACAGGCGCAACCTGGTTCTCAAAATTACAGGGCGGTTGGTTATGGAGCGTGCCGTGGTTGCTGGCGGGGCTCGTACTTTTACACGCTGCCCAAGAACTGCGCGACTATTCATTCGGACGCATGGCGGGAAATTGGGGATTGTTAATGGTAGCGCTGTGTCTGATCGTTGCGTTTGCCGGTCCGGCTCTACTACCTGACTATCTGAAAGGCGCATCCTCCACCCTAACGCAGGCTTCTCCCACTGAAGCCCCCGCTCCAACGGCGACCGTCACAACCAGAGCACAATCGACGCCTGTGCTGACCCCCGTGCCCCAGCCTGCACCTGCTTTTGCTGATTGGGACAGATTTACCAAAAATGGAGAAACCGCTTTGCAGAACTTTTTTCTTGCGGCTTTCCGCTCCATCTGGGGAATCTTTCACCTCTTGATGTTGTTTGTGCTCGGATATTTGTGGTTTGGCACCTGGCGGAAGGGCGCCTTGCCCTCAATAACCTTGGTGCTTGCCGTCTGGCTCCTGGGCGCCTATCAATCCCCCTACGCCCAACTGCTCATCCATCTTTTTTCCTCCAGTCCAGCCGGATGGATGCACGATATGCTCATGGCTTCTATCGAGCACTGGGGCACGATGGGTTGGGGAGTCTTGTTGACCGGTGCAGCAACAGTCCTGCTCCTTTTGCCTGCATTCCGCATTACCAGCAAAGTCAATTACGTGCTGGCGCTGAACGCCGCCTCCGTCTCGCGCCTGCGCGATAGTTCGGTGATGCGCCAATTCACGCGCGATCTAAATCGCCTGGGCGTGCACCCGGTGGACAACATGATTGCTTTCGTGATGATCTCGGTTGTTTCCATCGGTTTGTTTATTGCCCTCTGGATGGGATTGCGCCAAGTTGGCGAGAGAGGAAACCTTCCACTCGGTTTTATCTTTCTCCCTGACTTGACCGTTCCTCATTGGGCGCCGGTTTGGGACTGGGCCTACTTTTTGCTGGCTTTTTTGATGTTGCTGGCAACGAATATCCTCATGCAGGTTCAGAAGAAATTAGAACCTGTGCCGCAAGAGTATGGTTATCTCAGCAATGTTGTGGTTCTCCCGGCGACTGCCATTGCCGCCGCCCTGTTCCCCGCAGGAGTGCTGTTGTTCTCGCTGAGTGCTGTCCTGACGCATACGCTGTTCCTCCCGCTACGGGTACAGGGGATTAGCCGGAGAGACTATGAGCAAGAACTTGAAAGACGCCAGCTGGAAAAAGAACCAGGCCAGCTGAAAGAAGAACGAGATCGGCTAAAAGAAGAACGACGCCGACTGGAAGAAGAACGAGACCGATTGAAAGAAGAACTACGCCAGCTGAAAGAAAAACCAGGTCAGCGTGGCATACCGCTCCAGCCGAAAGACGACATGTCAAAGGCACAAGAAGCAAAGATAGTCTGGACCTCTCAGCTACCGCTCATTAGCATGCTGCCCCTAGAGGATAGCAAATGGTTCCTTTCAGAAAGCGGTGTTCTTTTCGTTCAGGCCCAAGCCCTTGAGCAAGTCAAAGTGCCCATTCAAAACGCGAATGCCTTGTTCGCTCTCAAAGAAAGCACGGCTGAGCGTGAAGGGGAGGTCTTGGTCATCGGAGATGGACAAAAAGTTCTCCGGTTGGGACGCGGCTCGCGCAAGATACTGCAAACGTTTACTCTCTCGCAAAAGGGCGATGCTTTTACGCTCAACCCATACAAGACAATGGTCGCCTGGTTGAACGTCTCTGAGGGCATCGTTGGTGGCATGTTTCTGGAAGCAGGGCACGAAGTGACCTTTGCGAGTGGGCTTGCCGTGACGCCTGCCCTGGCCTTTTCGGCAGATGGACGCCACCTCGCCGCAGGTGCGCCCGATGGTCGCATTCATCTCATAAACGTTGCCACTCGCCAGGTCGAGACATCTCTACAACTCCCCGAATCCTCTGTTTCTTTTGGTAAATCAGTCCGTTACCTGGCAGGACGCAAGGGAGGCGGCTGGCTGGCGGTGTACGAAAACAGACGCACCGTATTGTGGGACAGCAACTATCAGGTCGAGCAGGAACTACCGGCTCGGAAGTGGCGTTTGGACACGATTGCCTTCCACGCCGCGAGCGGACGACTGGCGTTTGGTATGAACGAAGGGCATCTGCAGGTCTTTGATGCCAGTTTGAAGCAAATTTTTGCATGTCAGATGGAGGAAAAGCAACTTTCCTGGATGGATTTCTCGTCAGATGGGAAAACGCTCTTTGTCATTGGAAATAAAACTATCGTGCGAAAGGTGGAACTGCCATGA
- a CDS encoding PP2C family protein-serine/threonine phosphatase — protein MIDTQPLQFPARLTVSVISEKGCSHEQNEDCYRLDIERGLFLLADGMGGHRAGEVASRMAIEIIYQVLSSRPSGDWQQTFGNALLAAHHALRKAADENEQYRGMGTTALIGWIRLPELHLWTAHVGNSRAYLWHRGRLQQLTEDHTMLNELRKANRLPANRRNWPSPSVLSQALGSRQPFLSPGFGDWRLEVGDRLLFCSDGISDVLSAQEIQQAFDAFQEPQTICDHLAEAVHSKDTPDDLTAIVVAIEPAVASEVGIQTVQRQELEV, from the coding sequence ATGATTGATACACAACCTTTGCAATTTCCAGCCCGCCTGACCGTGAGCGTGATAAGCGAAAAAGGCTGTTCGCACGAACAGAATGAGGATTGTTATCGTTTGGACATCGAGCGCGGTCTCTTCCTTCTGGCTGATGGCATGGGCGGTCATCGCGCTGGCGAGGTGGCCAGCCGTATGGCCATAGAAATCATCTATCAAGTCTTAAGTTCAAGACCGTCAGGGGATTGGCAGCAAACATTCGGAAATGCGCTGCTGGCAGCACACCATGCTCTTCGCAAGGCTGCCGATGAAAATGAACAGTATCGCGGCATGGGGACCACCGCCTTGATTGGATGGATTCGTCTTCCTGAATTGCATCTTTGGACCGCTCACGTTGGCAACAGCCGCGCCTATCTCTGGCACAGGGGGAGATTGCAACAACTCACCGAAGACCACACCATGCTCAACGAACTGCGCAAAGCCAATCGCCTGCCAGCCAACCGCCGCAACTGGCCCTCACCGAGTGTACTCAGTCAAGCGCTCGGCTCGCGTCAACCTTTTCTTTCCCCTGGCTTTGGAGACTGGCGACTTGAAGTCGGCGACCGTCTGCTGTTCTGTTCCGATGGCATATCCGATGTTCTCTCTGCACAGGAAATTCAACAGGCATTCGACGCTTTTCAAGAACCACAAACGATTTGCGATCATCTTGCCGAAGCCGTGCATTCCAAGGATACACCGGATGACCTGACGGCTATCGTGGTAGCCATCGAACCTGCCGTAGCATCAGAAGTGGGCATTCAAACCGTTCAGAGGCAAGAACTGGAGGTGTAA
- a CDS encoding FHA domain-containing serine/threonine-protein kinase — protein sequence MKIVMRVVEGPGDRREFVFPAEGESEDEATDILVGRDDVDCHAHWRLSKEDPTVSRAHLLLEIRPPNCQVQDNGSLNGVYLRRGDEPERRVVKELLQNGDRLRLGKTVVEFEIHVPLRPVETVYVEEQPPAPEPKPATTPPLSEPVPASTPVSPSPPPEKEPEWFCVRCGERLDKLPDLEMLARSLDFMCPRCRKEVEAELRQAEERSRERYVCSECGQDVTEMAKSDGRAAELKDVALYLCSQCANKAKKRYTESPKQIVGYWVLKSMGAGGVGEVLKGWHPQTGRIVAIKRMLSKVSTEERMVRRFRREIAIMETLSHPNVVRLYESGVLDGVPVFVSEFVPGGDMTQFIREDGRSSLPPHEIVSLIAKSLVGLEYFHRQGYVHRDLKPENILLAKKDGQRIPKVADFGFARSFEKHGGTITRTDEFAGTWMYMPPEQITDFKHARPPLDVYAMGATIYVLLSGWWPLPDFPSFSAVKQGRVGILKRSIPQMILHDRRMPLEERRPDLPRALCRVVDKAIAMEARNRYQSAEEFRQALLKAL from the coding sequence ATGAAAATCGTCATGCGCGTTGTCGAAGGCCCGGGCGATAGAAGGGAGTTCGTCTTTCCAGCCGAGGGCGAATCTGAAGACGAAGCGACCGACATTCTGGTCGGCAGAGATGATGTGGATTGCCATGCTCACTGGAGGCTGAGTAAAGAGGATCCAACTGTTTCACGCGCCCATTTGCTGCTGGAAATCCGCCCACCGAATTGTCAGGTTCAGGACAATGGCAGTTTGAATGGCGTTTACTTACGGCGCGGGGACGAACCGGAACGGAGGGTAGTCAAAGAACTGCTTCAGAACGGCGATCGCCTGCGGCTGGGCAAGACAGTGGTCGAATTTGAGATCCACGTGCCTTTGCGACCGGTCGAGACGGTTTATGTCGAAGAGCAGCCCCCTGCGCCTGAGCCAAAGCCTGCAACGACACCACCGCTCTCTGAACCGGTACCTGCCTCCACCCCTGTATCCCCATCCCCTCCGCCCGAAAAAGAACCCGAATGGTTCTGCGTGCGTTGCGGAGAACGCCTGGACAAACTGCCTGACCTTGAGATGCTGGCGCGCAGCCTGGACTTTATGTGCCCCCGCTGCCGAAAGGAGGTGGAAGCAGAACTGCGCCAGGCAGAAGAACGTTCACGTGAGCGTTATGTTTGCTCAGAATGTGGGCAAGACGTTACCGAGATGGCCAAGAGCGATGGCCGCGCGGCAGAGCTCAAAGACGTAGCCCTTTACCTGTGCTCACAATGTGCAAACAAGGCAAAAAAGAGATACACCGAATCGCCTAAACAAATCGTCGGCTATTGGGTTCTCAAAAGCATGGGCGCAGGAGGTGTGGGAGAAGTCCTCAAGGGCTGGCATCCGCAAACTGGCCGCATCGTGGCGATCAAGAGAATGCTCTCAAAAGTTAGCACAGAAGAGCGTATGGTTCGTCGCTTCCGGCGCGAAATCGCTATCATGGAAACCCTCTCGCATCCCAACGTAGTTCGATTGTATGAGAGCGGCGTCCTGGACGGCGTCCCGGTGTTTGTTTCGGAATTCGTACCGGGCGGCGACATGACGCAATTCATCCGCGAGGATGGACGCTCTTCACTTCCACCCCATGAAATTGTCTCGCTGATTGCCAAGAGCCTGGTTGGACTCGAATATTTCCATCGGCAGGGCTATGTCCACCGCGACTTGAAACCGGAGAACATCCTGCTGGCAAAGAAAGACGGTCAACGCATTCCCAAAGTTGCCGATTTCGGTTTTGCGCGCAGTTTCGAAAAACACGGTGGAACCATTACGCGCACCGACGAGTTCGCCGGCACCTGGATGTATATGCCGCCAGAACAAATCACTGACTTTAAACATGCCAGGCCGCCGTTGGATGTGTATGCGATGGGCGCCACCATCTATGTGCTGCTGAGCGGCTGGTGGCCCCTGCCGGATTTCCCGTCTTTCTCGGCAGTAAAGCAGGGCCGGGTGGGTATTCTCAAACGCAGCATTCCACAAATGATTCTGCACGACCGGCGTATGCCGCTGGAAGAGCGCCGCCCGGATCTGCCGCGTGCCTTGTGCCGCGTGGTGGATAAAGCCATCGCTATGGAAGCACGCAATCGTTACCAATCCGCCGAGGAGTTTCGCCAGGCATTGCTAAAAGCGCTGTGA